In Silene latifolia isolate original U9 population chromosome 3, ASM4854445v1, whole genome shotgun sequence, a single window of DNA contains:
- the LOC141647625 gene encoding AT-hook motif nuclear-localized protein 7-like isoform X1: protein MMEEKESTISGSPDNTESGSPTPISFVGSGAISTLPFPSDTQTSTVTGVIGGGGGGGSIGDGMIDSRKKRGRPRKYDAEGNLSPLYAASAARRAAAAATAAATAAATAATTAMMSQPPGFSLTTSSVMSPKSTTTSYEISGPKKGRGRVTASNWQPQQPPPQVAPPSPLGELFAETAGADFTPHVITVHSGEDVAAKIHSVGPKGPRGICVLSANGTISNVTIRQPGSSGGLLTYEGRFEILSLSGSFTVSEANGITSKTGGLSITLAGPDGRVVGGGVAGWIIAANPIQVVVGTFVPVGNKAQKRKYNRESHATSMTPGHPDTTPAEFANTQPMPHYHEAGPPAVSPVPAHSQSEADDSIGSGHNLNVVSSHDTLEWNNGSEPHRLYPDINVSVPGV from the exons aTGATGGAAGAAAAAGAGAGCACTATTTCCGGGTCACCTGATAACACAGAAAGCGGGTCACCAACGCCGATCAGTTTCGTTGGCAGCGGCGCTATTAGCACGCTTCCTTTTCCGTCCGACACGCAAACGTCCACCGTTACCGGCGTCATCGGCGGGGGTGGCGGTGGTGGTAGTATTGGTGATGGTATGATTGATTCGAGGAAGAAGAGAGGGAGGCCGAGGAAATACGACGCGGAGGGTAACTTAAGTCCTTTGTACGCCGCATCCGCTGCGAGAAGAGCTGCGGCGGCGGCCACGGCTGCAGCTACAGCGGCAGCTACGGCGGCGACAACAGCAATGATGTCGCAGCCGCCTGGTTTTAGCTTGACAACGTCGAGTGTGATGAGTCCAAAATCAACAACGACGTCGTACGAGATTAGTGGGCCCAAAAAAGGGCGTGGGAGAGTGACAGCTTCTAATTGGCAACCACAACAACCACCGCCACAAGTTGCTCCTCCCTCCCCATTGG GTGAATTATTTGCAGAAACGGCAGGAGCTGACTTCACTCCACATGTCATTACAGTACACTCAGGAGAG GATGTCGCAGCCAAAATTCATTCAGTTGGTCCGAAGGGGCCACGAGGGATTTGTGTTCTTTCCGCTAATGGAACCATATCTAATGTTACTATTCGGCAGCCCGGATCCTCTGGTGGCCTATTAACTTATGAG GGCCGGTTTGAGATATTGTCGTTAAGTGGATCATTTACAGTTAGTGAAGCTAATGGGATAACAAGCAAGACCGGTGGACTAAGCATCACGCTAGCTGGTCCTGATGGTCGTGTGGTTGGTGGTGGTGTAGCTGGCTGGATTATAGCTGCTAACCCTATTCAA GTGGTGGTTGGTACCTTTGTGCCAGTTGGAAATAAAGCCCAGAAGAGAAAGTATAATCGTGAATCACATGCAACTTCTATGACGCCTGGTCATCCCGACACAACACCAGCAGAATTTGCAAACACACAACCTATGCCCCATTATCATGAAGCGGGGCCACCAGCGGTGTCCCCAGTGCCAGCTCACAGTCAAAGTGAAGCAGATGATAGTATAGGCAGTGGGCACAACCTCAATGTGGTTTCTTCACATGATACGCTCGAATGGAACAATGGCTCAGAACCACACCGGCTTTACCCTGACATCAATGTTTCTGTGCCGGGTGTATAA
- the LOC141647625 gene encoding AT-hook motif nuclear-localized protein 2-like isoform X2: MMEEKESTISGSPDNTESGSPTPISFVGSGAISTLPFPSDTQTSTVTGVIGGGGGGGSIGDGMIDSRKKRGRPRKYDAEGNLSPLYAASAARRAAAAATAAATAAATAATTAMMSQPPGFSLTTSSVMSPKSTTTSYEISGPKKGRGRVTASNWQPQQPPPQVAPPSPLGELFAETAGADFTPHVITVHSGEGRFEILSLSGSFTVSEANGITSKTGGLSITLAGPDGRVVGGGVAGWIIAANPIQVVVGTFVPVGNKAQKRKYNRESHATSMTPGHPDTTPAEFANTQPMPHYHEAGPPAVSPVPAHSQSEADDSIGSGHNLNVVSSHDTLEWNNGSEPHRLYPDINVSVPGV; this comes from the exons aTGATGGAAGAAAAAGAGAGCACTATTTCCGGGTCACCTGATAACACAGAAAGCGGGTCACCAACGCCGATCAGTTTCGTTGGCAGCGGCGCTATTAGCACGCTTCCTTTTCCGTCCGACACGCAAACGTCCACCGTTACCGGCGTCATCGGCGGGGGTGGCGGTGGTGGTAGTATTGGTGATGGTATGATTGATTCGAGGAAGAAGAGAGGGAGGCCGAGGAAATACGACGCGGAGGGTAACTTAAGTCCTTTGTACGCCGCATCCGCTGCGAGAAGAGCTGCGGCGGCGGCCACGGCTGCAGCTACAGCGGCAGCTACGGCGGCGACAACAGCAATGATGTCGCAGCCGCCTGGTTTTAGCTTGACAACGTCGAGTGTGATGAGTCCAAAATCAACAACGACGTCGTACGAGATTAGTGGGCCCAAAAAAGGGCGTGGGAGAGTGACAGCTTCTAATTGGCAACCACAACAACCACCGCCACAAGTTGCTCCTCCCTCCCCATTGG GTGAATTATTTGCAGAAACGGCAGGAGCTGACTTCACTCCACATGTCATTACAGTACACTCAGGAGAG GGCCGGTTTGAGATATTGTCGTTAAGTGGATCATTTACAGTTAGTGAAGCTAATGGGATAACAAGCAAGACCGGTGGACTAAGCATCACGCTAGCTGGTCCTGATGGTCGTGTGGTTGGTGGTGGTGTAGCTGGCTGGATTATAGCTGCTAACCCTATTCAA GTGGTGGTTGGTACCTTTGTGCCAGTTGGAAATAAAGCCCAGAAGAGAAAGTATAATCGTGAATCACATGCAACTTCTATGACGCCTGGTCATCCCGACACAACACCAGCAGAATTTGCAAACACACAACCTATGCCCCATTATCATGAAGCGGGGCCACCAGCGGTGTCCCCAGTGCCAGCTCACAGTCAAAGTGAAGCAGATGATAGTATAGGCAGTGGGCACAACCTCAATGTGGTTTCTTCACATGATACGCTCGAATGGAACAATGGCTCAGAACCACACCGGCTTTACCCTGACATCAATGTTTCTGTGCCGGGTGTATAA